The proteins below come from a single Acidobacteriota bacterium genomic window:
- a CDS encoding CRTAC1 family protein encodes MNRRQLLQILGVASVSCVANRRLWPQARAAFAGDAPFPQYVDVAGHAGLTARTVLHGDPSNDFLLATTGGGVALIDYDNDGWLDIFVLNSWGLHGFAEAEAPTNHLYHNNRDETFTDVTEKAGLIHHGWSQGVCVGDYDNDGYLDLFVTQYGKNLLYHNNQDGTFTEVTSHSGLAASPDAWNSGAAFLDYDRDGHLDLFVSHYVDYQYGLALYGSNPNLEETQSPVLYGVAGLKGTFNTLYHNNGDGTFTDVSAKAGILKARPTYGFTPLVADFDNDGWPDIYVANDSTPSLLFKNNHDGTFSEMGLLAGVAYNSNGHTQAGMGVDAGDYDCDGRLDIVKTNFSDEPPALFHNDGQGYFTDVTVQAGLAGAVKDVKWGTAFFDFDNDGFQDIVIVTGPIYPPGVNNHHPMDPESGRSLLFRNLRSGRFEDISAESGVAFTGSRCGRGLAVGDLFHTGQLDLVVNNINDRPSLLRNQRPTSNSWMLIRLVGAKTNKSAIGSRVIVSTGALRSMQEVRSGGSFCSQNDLRLHFGLGPNVRSARVEVRWLSGNTQVLEGVPANHLVTIEEGRGIVARESW; translated from the coding sequence GTGAATAGGCGGCAGCTACTTCAGATTTTAGGTGTGGCGTCGGTCTCATGCGTAGCGAACAGGCGCCTCTGGCCACAAGCCAGAGCGGCATTCGCTGGGGATGCGCCTTTCCCCCAGTATGTCGATGTTGCCGGCCATGCTGGGCTGACAGCCAGGACCGTGCTGCATGGGGACCCCTCAAACGACTTCCTGTTGGCCACCACCGGAGGCGGCGTGGCGCTGATTGACTATGACAATGATGGTTGGCTCGACATTTTCGTGCTGAATAGTTGGGGTTTGCACGGGTTTGCTGAAGCTGAAGCGCCGACCAATCATCTCTACCACAATAATCGCGATGAAACTTTTACGGACGTCACAGAAAAGGCGGGCCTTATTCACCATGGCTGGAGCCAGGGCGTATGCGTCGGCGATTATGACAATGACGGCTATCTGGATCTCTTTGTGACCCAATATGGCAAGAATCTTCTTTACCACAATAACCAGGATGGCACATTCACGGAGGTCACCAGCCATTCCGGTTTGGCAGCCTCGCCGGATGCCTGGAATTCAGGGGCGGCTTTTCTGGATTACGACCGTGACGGACACCTCGATTTGTTTGTTTCTCACTACGTTGACTATCAATATGGGCTTGCTTTGTATGGCAGCAATCCGAATCTTGAAGAAACCCAATCGCCTGTTCTGTATGGTGTCGCAGGCTTGAAGGGGACTTTCAACACCTTGTACCACAACAATGGAGACGGTACTTTTACGGACGTATCAGCTAAGGCTGGGATTCTGAAGGCACGCCCTACTTATGGATTCACGCCGCTGGTCGCCGACTTTGACAACGATGGCTGGCCTGATATCTACGTTGCGAACGATTCCACGCCGAGCCTGCTTTTCAAGAATAACCACGATGGCACTTTTTCAGAGATGGGTCTGCTGGCCGGAGTTGCTTATAACAGCAATGGCCATACCCAGGCCGGCATGGGAGTTGATGCAGGCGATTACGACTGTGACGGAAGGCTCGACATTGTGAAAACGAATTTCTCGGATGAGCCCCCGGCCCTTTTTCATAACGACGGACAGGGATACTTCACCGATGTTACCGTTCAGGCCGGCCTTGCGGGAGCTGTGAAGGACGTGAAATGGGGAACTGCATTTTTTGATTTTGATAATGACGGTTTTCAGGACATCGTGATTGTTACGGGGCCGATTTATCCTCCCGGCGTAAACAACCATCACCCTATGGATCCCGAAAGCGGAAGAAGTCTTCTTTTCCGCAACCTGCGTAGCGGAAGGTTCGAGGACATCTCCGCAGAATCCGGCGTCGCTTTTACGGGATCCCGCTGTGGCCGCGGGCTAGCCGTTGGCGACCTCTTCCACACCGGCCAGCTTGATCTTGTAGTGAACAACATCAACGACCGGCCCTCTCTGCTTCGCAACCAGAGGCCTACATCGAATTCGTGGATGCTCATCAGGCTTGTCGGCGCCAAAACCAATAAATCTGCTATCGGTTCCCGAGTCATTGTAAGCACGGGAGCGCTGCGGTCAATGCAGGAAGTCAGAAGCGGCGGCAGCTTCTGTTCGCAAAATGATTTGCGATTGCACTTCGGCCTGGGACCGAACGTGCGCTCGGCGCGCGTGGAGGTGCGCTGGTTGAGCGGAAACACGCAGGTTCTGGAGGGCGTGCCAGCCAACCACCTGGTGACCATCGAGGAAGGCAGAGGGATAGTGGCACGAGAATCGTGGTAA
- a CDS encoding tetratricopeptide repeat protein: MFLNSSIITLLPFKKFCFLAAAVLFFVSMAFGQTRNPSAQISEPQESLPYRRALNLLKIHKAQEALAVIHTGLDKNPSDWKLYDLQGLAESSMGRPDQAEASFQKVIELAPKRALGYADLGVLFLQMGKAGEAGRLFKLALDREPGNFTALLGLGTILLGSNRAEEAAGVLKNAWSSNPASFRAGYEYALALRELKRPQEGQEVLSKTAAPAQAEFVTKYYALSGALAEDLQNWSEAARAYARAYRSGPGEIGIYSSWVRAAVKSRNPDEIRALSPPPAGLSVQQHLSLGTVFSSAGAYKQAVPEFSAALQADPDNEAAAYNLAVSYQQAGNPREAISVVQAAVHRKPSAELYNLLGSLEEGSGDYVQAAHDLRQAVDLNPKSEEYYFDLGIEYLSHYAFRPALDVFEVADRKFPGSLREKVGLGYANYGLHQYSEAEKAFVGALEINPSAPAAVAAWNTLTSFLTPDEYQKISGRLRQLAEANPSSAEALYYCGFSIFQSGQGMGKPADLTTAEEYLERALSLKPDYAVAYLALGTIYASRNDFEKAISQFLEAVRLDPESAMIHYQLGQAYRKTGKLKLAQQELDQYSSLAQQQQSQMAHYQTEIKKFIVSETPSNHK; encoded by the coding sequence ATGTTTTTGAATAGCTCAATCATCACTCTCCTGCCCTTTAAGAAGTTTTGCTTTCTTGCGGCGGCCGTTTTATTTTTTGTTTCAATGGCCTTTGGGCAAACGCGGAATCCATCCGCGCAGATCTCAGAACCGCAAGAATCCTTGCCCTACCGCCGGGCGCTAAATCTGTTGAAAATCCATAAAGCCCAGGAAGCGCTCGCCGTAATCCACACAGGGCTGGATAAAAATCCTTCTGACTGGAAGCTTTATGACTTACAGGGGCTTGCTGAGAGTTCAATGGGGCGCCCTGATCAGGCCGAAGCCAGCTTTCAAAAAGTTATTGAATTAGCTCCCAAACGCGCCTTGGGCTATGCCGATCTGGGCGTACTATTTCTTCAGATGGGAAAAGCAGGCGAGGCTGGCCGGCTGTTCAAGTTGGCGCTCGACCGGGAGCCGGGTAATTTCACAGCCCTGCTGGGGCTTGGCACAATTCTTCTTGGATCCAACCGGGCCGAAGAAGCAGCAGGAGTGTTAAAAAATGCGTGGAGCTCAAACCCTGCCAGTTTCCGGGCCGGGTACGAATACGCTTTGGCTCTACGCGAACTGAAGCGGCCGCAGGAGGGTCAAGAGGTCCTTTCGAAAACGGCCGCACCCGCCCAGGCCGAATTCGTCACAAAGTATTATGCCCTGTCAGGGGCCTTGGCTGAGGATCTGCAAAACTGGTCTGAGGCCGCCCGGGCCTATGCTCGCGCATACCGCTCAGGTCCCGGTGAAATCGGAATCTATTCGTCCTGGGTCCGTGCTGCCGTCAAGAGTAGAAATCCGGACGAGATTCGAGCACTTTCACCACCGCCTGCGGGGCTCTCCGTTCAGCAGCATTTATCACTGGGTACCGTGTTCTCATCCGCAGGGGCTTACAAGCAAGCCGTACCGGAGTTTAGCGCCGCATTGCAGGCGGACCCGGACAATGAGGCAGCGGCATACAACCTGGCGGTTTCCTACCAGCAGGCCGGTAATCCCCGGGAGGCGATTAGCGTCGTCCAGGCCGCCGTGCACCGGAAGCCTTCGGCGGAGCTCTATAACCTGCTGGGATCGCTCGAAGAGGGAAGCGGGGATTACGTTCAGGCTGCGCATGATTTGAGGCAGGCCGTGGACCTCAATCCGAAGAGTGAGGAATACTACTTCGACCTGGGAATTGAATACCTGTCGCATTACGCATTTCGGCCCGCACTCGATGTATTCGAAGTGGCCGACAGAAAATTTCCCGGCTCTCTCCGCGAAAAGGTGGGCCTGGGTTACGCAAATTATGGGCTGCACCAGTACTCCGAAGCAGAGAAGGCTTTTGTGGGCGCGCTGGAAATCAATCCTTCCGCTCCGGCTGCGGTTGCCGCCTGGAATACGCTCACTTCCTTTCTTACGCCCGACGAGTACCAGAAGATCAGCGGGCGCCTGCGCCAACTGGCTGAGGCAAACCCATCGAGCGCTGAAGCTCTTTATTACTGCGGCTTCAGTATATTTCAGTCCGGCCAGGGGATGGGCAAACCAGCCGATCTGACAACTGCCGAAGAATACCTGGAACGAGCTTTGAGCTTGAAGCCCGATTACGCTGTTGCGTATCTTGCATTGGGCACGATCTATGCGTCTCGAAATGATTTCGAAAAGGCGATTTCGCAGTTTTTGGAGGCCGTCAGGCTTGATCCTGAATCCGCGATGATCCATTATCAGCTAGGCCAGGCCTACCGCAAAACAGGGAAGCTGAAGCTTGCACAACAAGAGCTCGACCAATATTCTTCTCTGGCCCAGCAACAACAGTCACAGATGGCGCATTATCAGACTGAAATCAAGAAGTTTATTGTGTCGGAAACCCCCAGCAACCATAAATAA